From one Sylvia atricapilla isolate bSylAtr1 chromosome 21, bSylAtr1.pri, whole genome shotgun sequence genomic stretch:
- the TMLHE gene encoding trimethyllysine dioxygenase, mitochondrial, giving the protein MWCQRLLWLLRGRRGTTGRGWLWLPRDPGPVLAAPAHCHSTAPAPPCCAWQLHQDHLELSYGSTVMRLDFVWLRDHCRSASCYNAKTSQRSLDTASVELGIRPQAVRVDQSTLFLTWPDGHVTRYGLEWLAKNSYEGQKQQVMHPRILWNAEIYRQAQVPSIDCRSFLETDEGLKEFLQNFLLYGIAFVENVNPTKEDTRILAERISIIRETIYGRMWCFTSDFSRGDTAYTKLALDRHTDTTYFQEPCGIQVFHCLKHEGTGGRTLLVDGFHAAEQVLRQAPEHFELLAKVPLKHEYVENVGGRHNHMIGVGPVLNVYPWNNELYLIRYNNYDRAVFNTVPHDVVRRWYRAHRALTAELRRPHNELWVKLKPGKALFVDNWRVLHGREAFTGYRQLCGCYLTRDDVLNTARLLGLQA; this is encoded by the exons ATGTGGTGCCAGAGGCTGTTGTGGCTGCTCCGGGGCCGGCGTGGGACCACGGGCCgtggctggctgtggctgcctcgGGACCCTGGGCCCGTcctggctgccccagcacaCTGCCACTCCACGgccccagcacctccctgctgtgcctggcagctgcACCAGGACCATCTCG agctgagctaCGGGAGCACGGTGATGCGCCTGGATTTCGTGTGGCTGCGGGACCACTGCCGCTCCGCCTCCTGCTACAACGCCAAGACCAGCCAGCGCAGCCTGGACACGGCCAGCGTGGAGCTGGGCATCCGGCCCCAGGCCGTGCGCGTGGACCAGAGCACGCTCTTCCTCACCT ggccagaCGGACACGTGACACGGTACGGGCTGGAGTGGCTGGCCAAGAACAGCTACGAGgggcagaagcagcaggtgaTGCACCCCCGGATCCTCTGGAATGCTGAGATCTACCGGCAGGCCCAGGTCCCCTCCATCGACTGCCGGAGCTTCCTGGAGACAGATGAAGGTCTGAAGGAGTTCCTGCAGAACTTCTTGTTGTACGGGATTGCTTTTGTGGAGAATGTCAATCCCACCAAAGAGGACACGAGAATCTTGGCAGAGAGGATCAGCATAATCAG GGAGACCATTTATGGCAGGATGTGGTGCTTCACCTCTGACTTCTCCCGGGGGGACACAGCCTATACCAAGCTGGCCCTGGACCGGCACACGGACACCACCTACTTCCAGGAGCCCTGCGG CATCCAGGTGTTCCACTGCCTGAAGCACGAGGGCACGGGCGGGAGGACGCTGCTGGTGGACGGGTTCCACGCGGCCGAGCAGGTGCTGCGCCAGGCCCCGGAGCACTTCGAGCTGCTGGCCAAGGTGCCCCTCAAACACGAGTACGTGGAGAACGTGGGCGGCCGCCACAACCACATGATCGGGGTGGGGCCAGTGCTCAACGTCTACCCCTGGAACAACGAGCTTTACCTCATCAG GTACAACAACTACGACCGCGCCGTGTTCAACACTGTGCCCCACGACGTGGTGCGGCGCTGGTACCGCGCACACCGCGCCCTCACCGCCGAGCTGCGCCGGCCCCACAACGAGCTCTGGGTCAAGCTCAAGCCGGGCAAG GCGCTGTTTGTGGATAACTGGCGTGTCCTGCACGGCCGGGAGGCGTTCACGGGCTACCGGCAGCTCTGTGGCTGTTACCTGACGAGGGATGATGTGCTGAACACTGCCcgcctgctggggctgcaggccTAG